The nucleotide sequence CAACCAAAGAAAGTTTTCCATTTGTTTTACCCAATGAAAAGCCCAATATGCCTTTGAGTAAAGCCATGCAACGCAATTATGATAATTATATGGCTCCGAGACCAGAAGCTAATGAATTATATACTCAATTTAAATATACGGAATTAAAGGGACTGGACTACAGCAATCATGATGGAACGATTACGCGTAGAGACCCTTCGAAAGTGATTTTTGAAAATGGCAAATATTATGTGTGGTACACGCATCGTCAAACTCCTACTTCGCCTAAAGGAGCTAAATTTGCAACGGAAACGATTCCATCAGCAGATTGGGATTTGGCTGAAATTTGGTACGCTACTAGTAAAGATGGTTTTACTTGGGAAGAACAAGGAGTGGCTATTCCAAGACCACCTAAGCCTAATTTAGGTCACCGTTCGGTAGCTACGGCTGATATTTTGAAATGGAAAGGGAAGTATTATATGTATTACCAAGGTTTCAGTGAAGCCAGTGGAACTCGTGGAGATGATTGTCCTGTTTTAATGTCGTATGCTGATTCACCTGACGGGCCTTGGACAGCTACGAATCAAATTGTAATTCCGAACGGCCCTAAAGATGCTTGGGATCAATATTCGATTCATGACCCTTATCCATTGGTTTACAAAGGAAAAATTTACTTGTATTACAAATCGGATTTTGACGGGAAACCAAATTTAGTACGCATGCAAGGTTTGGCTACTGCCGACAATCCATTTGGACCATTTACTAAAAATCCGTTGAATCCTGTTTTGGCTTCAGGACATGAAACGACGATGTTTCCTTTCAAAGAAGGAATCGCAGCGTTTACTATTCGTGATGGTAACGAGCATAATACTATTCAATATGCTAAGGACGGAGTGAATTTTGACATTGCTTCTATCACCGAGTTAATGCCAGATGCTGCGGGGCCTTTTATTCCAGATGCCTTTACCGATACCAAAGACGGAAGAGGAATTACTTGGGGAATTAGCCATTTGACTACAGTAAATGGATGGGCGACTAATCATGCTATTTTAGTTCGTTTTGATTGCGATTTGAGTCAGGATGTAGATGATCCAGATATGAAAAGGACTCATATTTATACCAAACCAGAAGACAATTTTAAACAAGGATTAAATCCAAAACAAAAAGCTAGAATTGCTGAAGAAAACCAAAAAGTATTAAATGGTAAATAATGTTTAGATGCCCAGTAAATATCAAGACTTTTTTTCTGCTTAGCTTTTTGGCTTGCTTTTTAATTTCTTTTGGACAAAAGAAAGTCAAGCAACCGAATGTTTTGGTCATTTATACCGATGATCATCGCTATACAGGGGTTCATGCCTTAGGAGGTATGGAAGTTAAAACACCCCATATGGATGCTTTAGCCCAAGACGGTGTTGTTTTTACTAATACTTATTTAATGGGGGCTTTTACTGGCGCTACTTGTATCGCCAGTAGAGCCATGTTGCTCACAGGAAAACAACTGTTTAAATTAGGAGGTATAGGACATACCATTCCAAAGGAAAACACCACTATGGGAGAGGCATTTCAAAAAGCAGCATACCACACTCATATCATAGGGAAATGGCATCAAGACGGTGAGTCACTCAAGCGTAGTTTTAATTCTGGTGATAAAATTATGGGGAAAGGCTTGTATTTAGTAGATCATTTCAGAATGCCTTTTTATGATTGGGATGCAGCAGGAAAGTTTAGTGCTGATGAGGCTTATTTATTAGTTTATGATAAATCAGGGAACGTTGTAAAGCAACCTGTGGCTAAAAATGCTGTGCGAGGTCCTATTGGGACAGAGAAAAACGGTCCACATACCTCAGAAGTTTTTGCTGAGGAGGCTTCTAGATTTTTCAGGAATTATAAAAGTAAAAATCCATTCTTAATGTATCTCGCTTTTCATGCTCCACATGATCCACGTCAAGCACCTCAAACATATAAGGATTTGTATCCTGAAGCTAATATGCAGTTAACTCCTTCTTATATGTCACAACATCCTTTTGATAATGGACATCTCTTTTTGCGGGATGAGGAATTGGCTCCTTGGCCAAGAACTCCCGAAGTAGCTAGAAAAGAATTATCGGATTATTATGCTATTATCACACATTTGGATGACCAAATAGGAAAAGTGATTAAAGCGTTGAAAGATAGCGGTCAGTATGAGAATACCTTAATCGTTTTTGCTGCTGACAGCGGACTAGCGGTAGGTAACCACGGTTTGATAGGGAAACAAAATATTTATGATGAAGATGGTATTCATGTGCCTTTAATTTTTTCAGGGAATTTGATTAAAAACAAAGGGGAGCGTTACGATGCATTGTCTTATATACACGATATTTTTCCAACCATTTGTGATTTTGTAAAAGTGCCTATTCCAGCTTCAGTAGATGGGAAAAGTTTGCTGCCTGTTTTGAATAAAGAAGTCAAGGAAGTACGCACTTCAACCTATCATGCTTACAGACAATTTCAGAGAGCCTATCGCAAAGGAGATTATAAACTCATCGAATATGTAAGAGCCAAAGACGAATCCAAACAAGAAGGTGTATTTGAAGCAGGTTCCAAAGTGACGCAGTTATTCAATATCAAAAATGATCCTTGGGAACTACATGATTTGTCTTTTTTTCCAAAAAATAGAGTAGTTCTTGCTCAAATGCGAAAAGAAATGAAAGAACAAGCTGTTGAGTTTGGTGATAAAAAAGAAAATGTTCCTGGCGAGAAATATGATTTCTGGGATTTTTATTGAAAGCTAAATTATTGTTGTAACAGTAATTTTGAGTCAAAAAAATAGCTCTGTTGATGTCCAACAGAGCTATTAAAAATTTTAAAAAAAAAGAATTATTCTTTAATGATTTTGGCATTACCCGCATCAGTAGAAAGAATATAAGTTCCTGAAGCTAAATCGGAAACATTTAATGTTCCTGTTGCAGGTACTTCTTTCAAAACAGCTCCTGTTAAACTTAATACTTTATAGGTTTTAGTTTCTACATCACTTCCAATGGTGATGATGTCTTTTACAGGATTTGGATAGAAAGATGATAGTTTTTGTTTGCTGAAATCTGCCGTCCCTAGTGTGCTTATTTCAGCAGCACTTCTTATTTTTGTTAATTTTATTGCATTTGCATTAGGTCCTCCATAAGTAGTTGCTCCTCCCCCTTTTTTATATGCCAAATAAATTAACATTCTATAAGTTAAATTTGCATCTGCAGAATTTAATACAGTTCCTGCAGGAATAGTGTAATTAAAAGTAACAACACCACCCGTGCCACCTCCAGGATATGCAAATGTAGCTCCTGGAGCAGGTACATTTGCCCAAGTCCCTGTATCTGGATCTACATTTGCCATAGCCTCGTCCTGAAGTCCACAAAGGATAAAATCAAGAGTATTAGCAACACCACCTGTCGAACCCAATGTATAGTTTAAAGTGATAGATACAACATCACCTGGCTTGAATGTCACATTGGATTCTCCATTATATTTATAGGAACCTTGGTTTGTCCAGCTAAATGTTGGAGCAACATCCTGTGCAAAAGTTGTTGCACAAATTAATACTAATAATAAAGTAATTCTTTTCATAATTTTTTTTGTTTTTTAATTAATGATTTTGTTAATAATTTGAGTCAAAACTATCTAATATTCACTGATATTTTAATGTTTACTACTAGATAAAAACTAAACAAAATCATCAAAAGCGTTATTTTTTATAAGAATCTGTAGATTCTATCTACTCAATATTGATTTTAGGGTAAATTAGCTATTATTCAGGCTTGTACACTCGAATCCAATCGACACGCATAGTGGATCTAGACTCGCTTAGTACAGAAGGATCGGTTAGAAAATTGATACCACTGTTAGATTCTCTCCATGACTGAGCAGCAGCACTAATAATCATATACATTGGTTTGGTTAATCCGTTGCCGTTAGTGTAATTTCTGGGATCTATTTCTGCTTTTGGAGTTTTACGCACGAGTTTTCCATCTACATAATAAGAGAGTGTCCACGGATCTTCCCATAGTACACCATAGTTATGAAAATCATCAGCCCAAAATGTTTTGGTATCAGTATACCAAGTAGCTTCTCCTTCGGGTTGATAGTCTTGGAAAGGGGAACGTATAAAAACGTGATGACTTAAATGCAGTCTTTTCGAAAAATAGTTGTTTGCTTTTTCGCCAAAAGCTTCAAGATTGTCAATTTCTTCGGTTGAATCGGCACTTAACATCCAAACGGCTGATGCCAATACTGATTCACTGATTTTTACTCGAACTTCCATATAGAGTGGGTAGACACCTTTGGCTTTAGTAGTTATGCACCCCGTTTGTATGGTACTGCCTACTACCTTTGCTTTATATACTAATTCACCATTTTCGATAGTGGATTGTTCAGGAGTATAACGGGTCTTTCCCGGGCCAGTCCAACCATTGAAAAATTTATCTTGCCAATCGTTTTGAAACTCAGTGGAAGCTTTTCCCTCTGGATAGTTAAATTCACTAGAAAGATTGGATTGTAATTTCCAAGTTTTTCCTGTCCCTGCACTT is from Flavobacterium sp. NG2 and encodes:
- a CDS encoding family 16 glycosylhydrolase; this translates as MKTNTSLTLLSIVLCTIIFACSSDSPSETPKPEVIEPPKEVPLSYLPSAGTGKTWKLQSNLSSEFNYPEGKASTEFQNDWQDKFFNGWTGPGKTRYTPEQSTIENGELVYKAKVVGSTIQTGCITTKAKGVYPLYMEVRVKISESVLASAVWMLSADSTEEIDNLEAFGEKANNYFSKRLHLSHHVFIRSPFQDYQPEGEATWYTDTKTFWADDFHNYGVLWEDPWTLSYYVDGKLVRKTPKAEIDPRNYTNGNGLTKPMYMIISAAAQSWRESNSGINFLTDPSVLSESRSTMRVDWIRVYKPE
- a CDS encoding sulfatase-like hydrolase/transferase; translation: MFRCPVNIKTFFLLSFLACFLISFGQKKVKQPNVLVIYTDDHRYTGVHALGGMEVKTPHMDALAQDGVVFTNTYLMGAFTGATCIASRAMLLTGKQLFKLGGIGHTIPKENTTMGEAFQKAAYHTHIIGKWHQDGESLKRSFNSGDKIMGKGLYLVDHFRMPFYDWDAAGKFSADEAYLLVYDKSGNVVKQPVAKNAVRGPIGTEKNGPHTSEVFAEEASRFFRNYKSKNPFLMYLAFHAPHDPRQAPQTYKDLYPEANMQLTPSYMSQHPFDNGHLFLRDEELAPWPRTPEVARKELSDYYAIITHLDDQIGKVIKALKDSGQYENTLIVFAADSGLAVGNHGLIGKQNIYDEDGIHVPLIFSGNLIKNKGERYDALSYIHDIFPTICDFVKVPIPASVDGKSLLPVLNKEVKEVRTSTYHAYRQFQRAYRKGDYKLIEYVRAKDESKQEGVFEAGSKVTQLFNIKNDPWELHDLSFFPKNRVVLAQMRKEMKEQAVEFGDKKENVPGEKYDFWDFY
- a CDS encoding glycoside hydrolase family 117 protein; its protein translation is MTSCKTTKESFPFVLPNEKPNMPLSKAMQRNYDNYMAPRPEANELYTQFKYTELKGLDYSNHDGTITRRDPSKVIFENGKYYVWYTHRQTPTSPKGAKFATETIPSADWDLAEIWYATSKDGFTWEEQGVAIPRPPKPNLGHRSVATADILKWKGKYYMYYQGFSEASGTRGDDCPVLMSYADSPDGPWTATNQIVIPNGPKDAWDQYSIHDPYPLVYKGKIYLYYKSDFDGKPNLVRMQGLATADNPFGPFTKNPLNPVLASGHETTMFPFKEGIAAFTIRDGNEHNTIQYAKDGVNFDIASITELMPDAAGPFIPDAFTDTKDGRGITWGISHLTTVNGWATNHAILVRFDCDLSQDVDDPDMKRTHIYTKPEDNFKQGLNPKQKARIAEENQKVLNGK
- a CDS encoding T9SS type A sorting domain-containing protein; this encodes MKRITLLLVLICATTFAQDVAPTFSWTNQGSYKYNGESNVTFKPGDVVSITLNYTLGSTGGVANTLDFILCGLQDEAMANVDPDTGTWANVPAPGATFAYPGGGTGGVVTFNYTIPAGTVLNSADANLTYRMLIYLAYKKGGGATTYGGPNANAIKLTKIRSAAEISTLGTADFSKQKLSSFYPNPVKDIITIGSDVETKTYKVLSLTGAVLKEVPATGTLNVSDLASGTYILSTDAGNAKIIKE